CAAGTATAAGGATCTTATTAGCGGAGTATGCGGAATGATCTTATCAGCCGTATTTTTTATGTTAAGCGTGCAGATTGGTTTGAAGGAAAAGGATGCCATAGGAGCCAGTTTCCTTCCTAAAATTGTAACTGTTATGATGTTCGTCATGTTTGCTATTGTTACATATCGGGGAACGAGGGATGCAAAGGTAGGGAAAGAAGAAAAGAAACTGGATTATGTGCCGAACTTTAAGGGCGTAGCTCTGATGTTCATAGCCATGCTGGTATATGCATACTTGTTAAAACCAGTCGGTTTTATTATTACCAGTATTTTATTTCTTATGGCGGCTATCTGCCTGATGACGAAAAAAGAAGAATTAAAACCGGTGAAATACACGGTTATTGCCATAATTGTTGTAATATTTATCTACTTTATTTTTATGGAAGTCTTTGGAATCCGTATTCCAAAAGGAATTTTATAGGAGGTGTCTGCAATGTCATCTGATATTGTTGCTGGTGTTTTATCCATCTGTGACGTGAAAATTATGCTCCTTATGCTTCTTGGAGTATTTATGGGAATTATTATTGGAGCAATCCCGGGCCTGTCTGTAACCATGGGAGTAGCCTTATTTCTTCCTATTACCTTTGGCATGGAGCCGGTGGCTGGCTTATCCCTTCTGGTGGCTTTATATATCGGCGGTACCTCTGGCGGATTGATTTCCGCTATTCTCCTCAGGATCCCGGGCACGGCCTCGTCTGTGGCCACATGCTTTGACGGACATCCTATGGCGGAAAAAGGAGAGGCGACGAAAGCTCTTGGGGTAGGCATTGTATTTTCCTTCCTGGGAGGCTTTGTAAGCTACATTATTCTTATGCTTCTGGCGCCGGCCATTGCGAAAATTGCGCTGCAGTTTGGTCCTTACGAATATTTTTCTATTGGAATTTTTTCAATGACCATGATAGCCAGCCTGGCGTCAGGGTCTTTAGTAAAGGGGATTATTTCTTCCCTGCTTGGGGTTATGATTTCCTTTGTGGGAATCGCTCCAATCACCAGCTTTACCCGTTTTACCTTTGGGGAATCAGAATTAAACGCAGGCTTTACCATTCTTCCAGTGCTGATCGGTCTTTTTGCCGTGGCCCAGGTGCTGACCTCTGTGGAGGAAAAGTTTAAAAAAGAGGATATGACCGTACAGTCCTGTAAGATTAAGGGTTTTGGCTTTACGAGAGAGGATATTAAGGGACAGGGCTGGAACTTTTGGGTTTCCATGCTGATTGGAACTGGCATCGGAATACTGCCGGGAATGGGCGGCAGCATCTGCAACATTATTTCTTATTCTGTAGTAAAAAATCATTCTAAATACCCGGAGAAATTCGGAACAGGGATTGTGGATGGAATTGTGGCCTCAGAGACTTCCAATAACGCCAGTACAGGAGGCGCGCTGGTGCCGCTTTTAACCTTGGGGCTTCCGGGGGATAATACTACGGCTTTGATTCTGGCAGGATTTATGATTCACGGAATCACCCCGGGACCGCTTTTGTTCCGCTCAGAGGCGAAGCTGGTATATGGCATTTTTGCCGCTCTGATTGTGTCTAATATTATGATGCTGATTGTAGAGTATATGGGAATCCGTGTGTTTACCAGACTTCTCACTGTGCCGAAAAACCTTCTTCTGCCAATTGTTATTGTATTCTGCGTTGTAGGCGCTTTTGGCTCCAACAATCGTGTGTTCGACGTATTTGTAATGATGTTTTTCGGTTTGATTGGATATGGAATGAAAAAGCTAAATTATCCGCAGGCTCCTATTATCCTGGGATTCATTCTGGGGCCAATAGTGGAAACTAATCTTAGGAGAGGCCTTATGAAAAGCCAAGGAGACTTTATGCCGTTTCTCACTTCCCCTATTTCTTGTTTGTTCCTGATTATTGCGGCGGTAATGTTGGCATTGACCATTAGGAAAGAGATTGTAAAATTGAAAAGGGCAGGCGCGGCGGCATAAGGCGGCGTTTTGCGGAAATAAATAAAAAGAGGTAAAGTAAGATGATGACAGAAAATAAGTTAAGGTATATGTTGGATCACGGTATGTCTACAGTAGCTACCAGGCTGCAGTCCTCCTGGCCTACAGTAACGGAGACCGTGGGAATTACAGGAGAGTATGATTATGTGGAATTTCTGGCGGAATACGCCCCATACGGACAGTATGATTTTGAAAATATTGCCCGGGCGGCGGAGGTACACGGAATGGGCACCATGATTAAGGTGGATTACCAAAACCGCTATTATGTGGCTCAGAAAGCTGTAGCATCAGGCTTTCAGGCTGTTCTCTTTACAGACCACAGGACGGCGGAGGACGTGGAAAAGACGATTCATATGATTACGCCTGAGTGCCCGGAATTTGAGGGAGGAATGGGATTTGTAAACCGCAGATGGGTGGGGAACACCTGCTCTATGAGGCAGGAGGATTATGCCAGAATGGCTTCCAGCACTGTAAAGGCATTTATGATTGAGAAAAAGGAAGCTGTGGATAACATTGATGAAATCTGTTCCGTGCCAGGACTGGATATGGTACAGTTCGGCCCTAATGACTTTGCGTTAAGCTCAGGCTTTAATATGGCCGACGATATGGAAAGAGTGAGAGAAGCGGAGAGAAAGGTGTTTGAAGCTGCGAAAAAACACGGCGTCCACGCCAGAGCCGAGATGAACTCAGCGGCTGATATGGAGTATTATCTGGGACTGGGAATCCGCCATTTTAATATGGGAATGGAACTGCGTATTTTGAGAAATTATTTAAAACAGCAGGGAGAAGAAATGAATCAGATACTTAGAAAAGCCGGATTAAAATAAGAAAATATCTGCCGGGGCTTAGGTGCCTTGGCAGATATTTTTCTGGAAATAAAAAAAGAATGCAGAAGAAGAGACTCGAACTCTCACGGTATCGCTACCACACGGACCTGAACCGTGCGCGTCTGCCAATTCCGCCACTTCTGCATATCTAATATGTCTTAAAGACATGTGTCATTATATGGCAAAATTGTGTCATTGTCAACTGTATTTTTCAAAAAATTTAAAGAATTAAAAAAACAAAAAAACTTATAAAAAGGGCTTGCCATCTTTTGGGAACTGTGCTATACTACATTCCGTTGGCAAGCGGGAGTGCTGGAATTGGCAGACAGGCAAGACTAAGGATCTTGTGGGTGTATGCTCGTGTGGGTTCAAGTCCCATCTCCCGCATTGGTACAAAGGCGTATTCCTATGAGGAATACGCCTATTTTTATCATATAGGAAAGTTCACAGCGCTTTCCTAAAAATTAAAGGAGAGAAAACATATGACAATCAGAATTGGTATATTAGGATACGGCAATCTGGGCAGAGGCGTAGAATGTGCAGTAAAGCAAAATCCAGATATGGAGTTAAAAGCAGTTTTTACAAGACGGAATCCGGAGACAGTAAAAATTCTTTCTGACACTGCAAAGGTATATCATATAGATGAAGCGGAGAAAATGACAGATGAGATCGACGTTATGATTCTCTGTGGAGGAAGCGCCACAGATCTGCCTGAACAGACTCCTAAATATGCTGCAATGTTTCATGTAGTAGACAGTTTTGACACTCACGCCAGAATTCCGGAGCATTTTGCAGAAGTAAATAAGGCTGCCGCTGAAGCCGGAAAGGTTGCAATAATTTCTGTAGGATGGGACCCGGGAATGTTTTCCTTAAACCGTCTTTATGGCGAGGCTGTTCTCCCTGCAGGAAGCAATTATACATTCTGGGGCAAGGGCGTAAGCCAGGGACACTCTGACGCTATCCGGCGTGTGGAGGGAGTAAAGGACGCCAGACAGTATACAATTCCTGTGGAGGCTGCCTTAGAGGCGGTGAGAAACGGCAGCAACCCTGATTTAACCACAAGGGAAAAACATATCAGAGAGTGTTTTGTAGTGGCAGAAGAGGGCGCTGACTTAAAGAGAATTGAAGACCAGATCAAAACCATGCCTAATTATTTTGCAGAGTACGATACAACAGTTCACTTTATCAGTGAGGAGGAGCTTTTGAGAGATCACAGCGGAATCCCTCACGGCGGTTTTGTGATCCGCAGCGGAAAAACAGGCTGGGAAAATGAAAATACACATGTAATAGAATACCGTTTAAAACTGGACTCTAATCCGGAGTTTACATCCAGCATACTCACTGCTTATGCAAGAGCTGCCTACAGGATGAGCTTAGAGGGACAAAAGGGCTGTAAAACAGTATTCGATATAGCCCCGGCTTATTTATCTCCAAAAACAGGAGAAGAGCTGAGAAAGGCTATGCTGTAAGATACTATTCAGGAGGAGCTTATGCTGAAGTTAGAACATGTTTCCTTTGAGGTAAAGGAAGACAGGGGAGAAAAAGGGATTATAAAGGATTTAAGCCTGACCTTAGACGACGGAAAGTTTATTGTTATTACAGGTCCTAACGGAGGGGGAAAATCTACTTTGGCAAAATTAATTGCCGGTATTGAAAAGCCTACCTCAGGCAAAATATTTTTTGATGAAAAAGATATTACAGAAATGAGCATCACAGACAGAGCCAATATGGGCATCAGCTTTGCTTTTCAGCAGCCTGTAAGATTTAAGGGCGTTCAGGTTCTGGATTTAATCCGCCTGGCCGCCAGACAGGAGCTGTCTGCAGCAGAGGCCTGTAAATACTTGTCAGAGGTAGGACTTTGCGCCAAGGATTATATTAACAGGGAAGTAAACGCAAGTTTTTCCGGCGGCGAGCTGAAAAGAATCGAGATTGCAACAGTACTGGCCAGAGGAACAAAGCTTTCTGTGTTTGACGAGCCTGAAGCAGGCATAGACTTGTGGAGCTTTCAAAATTTAATTCAGGTGTTTGAGCGGATGAGAAAGGCCATTAACGGCTCAATTTTAATCATTTCTCACCAGGAGAGAATTCTTAATATTGCAGATGAAATCGTAGTAATCGCAGACGGAAAAATTACAAAGCAGGGCCCCAGGGAAGAAATTCTGCCTGAGCTTTTAGGCACTGCGGCTGCAGTGGCCGGATGCGACGTATTATCAGGGAGGTGAGTGAGATGGATGAAATTCAGAAAACACTTCTGGAAGAAGTGGCGGACCTCCATCAGATTCCTGCCGGCGCTTATAATATAAGGGCCAACGGCCAGGTGGCAGGCAGAAGTTCCACAGCGAATATTGAAATTGTAAGCAAGGAAGACGGCACTGGAATTGATATTAAAATTAAGGCCGGCACAAAAAATGAAAGTGTTCATATTCCTGTAGTAATGACTCAAAGCGGGTTGACAGAGCAGGTATATAACGACTTTTACATCGGGGATGACGCGGACGTAGTAATTATTGCCGGCTGCGGCATTCACAACGGAGGAGATTCCAACTCCAGACACGACGGCATCCACCGCTTTTTTGTAGGGAAAAACGCGAAAATTAAGTATGTGGAAAAGCATTATGGCAGCGGCGACGGAAGAGGGCAGAGGATTATGAATCCTAAGACTGAGGTTACTATGGAAGCCGGAAGCTATATGGAAATGGAAATGGTGCAGATTAAGGGAGTGGATTCTACAAAAAGACTGACTGTTGCAGACTTGGGAGAAAGGGCTAAAATGGTTGTAAGGGAAAGACTTTTAACCCACGGCACTCAGGATGCAGTCAGCGAGTTTGAGGTGAATTTAAATGGCGCAGATTCCAGCGCCAACATTATTTCCCGGTCTGTTGCTAAAGAGGAGTCGTCCCAGGTATTTATTTCCAAGCTTCACGGAAACGCCAAATGCGCAGGACATTCAGAGTGTGATTCCATTATTATGGACGACGCTAAAATCAGCGCTATTCCTGAAATTACAGCCAACAACCCGGATGCAGCCCTGATCCATGAGGCTGCCATTGGAAAAATTGCAGGGGAGCAGATTACTAAGCTGATGACCTTAGGCCTTACAGAGGCAGAGGCGGAAGCTCAGATTGTCAATGGATTCTTAAAGTAAAATCAGAGAATTTTCAGCATATCCCAGGCTGGTGCAAAGGTAAATCACTTTTGCGCCGGCCTTTTTGTATTAAGAAAAGACTGGCTGCTCATATAATTAAGGTAAAAGTATAAAATTTCCGGGGAAAATTTGAATAATCAAAAGCTGGAGAACCTGTTAAATTTAGCCTTAGAAGCGACAGAAGAGGAGAGAGAAAAGTCCAGGCAGCTGGAGGTAGGATATGATCCAGAAGAGAAAAAATGGGAGCTGATTGTAAGGCACACAGGCAGCTTAATGTTTTTGGAGGAACAGGGAATTAAAGTAGAAGAATTAACAGGAGGATATGGGATTTTAACAGTGCCGGAAAATATGATCCCTTTTTTAGTTTCCATCCCTGAAATCGAATATATAGAAAAGCCGAAACGGCTGTTTTTTTTCATTGCCCAGGCAAAGGATTCCTCCTGTATTTCTTATGTACAGACAGATGTGCAGGCGGGAGGGCTGGGGCTTTCAGGGAAAGGAACCGTGGTGGCTGTTATTGACTCAGGAATTGATTATTTTCACCAGGACTTTAGAAATCCAGACGGAACTACCAGGATTTTAGAACTGTGGGATCAGGGGCAGAACAGAATTTACACAGAAGAGGAGATTAACCAGGCCTTGGCTGCAGGAACCAGGGAGCAGGGGGAAATGATTGTGCCCTCCAGGGATTTAAGCGGCCACGGGACGGCGGTAGCCGGAATCGCCGCAGGAAACGGCAGGGAGCAGGGCGGCAGATACAGAGGAGTTGCATACGAAAGCCGGATTTTAGTGGTAAAGCTGGGCAGAAGTAATGAAGGAGAATTTCCCTGGACCACAGAGCTTATGCGGGCGATAAATTATGTAGTTGTAAAGGCGGCGGAAAACAGTTGGCCATTATGTGTAAATATTAGTTTTGGCAATACATATGGCTCCCATGAACCTTATAATTAAGGGAAAACATAAGAAAACACTGATATTTCCTGTGTTTTCAGGAGATTCAGTGCTTTACTCAGACTCATGATCGGTTGTCATTCTGGTCTTATAATACTCTGTCAGGATCATATTGATCTGCTGGGAACGTGTACGAAAGTTCTCTTTCGCATCCTTATCAATCTCAGTGACCAGTTCTTTGGAGAGGGTAGTATAGACCTGAACATTATTGGAACTGATAGCCATGTGGCACCTCCGATTCGATTTTAATAGAATTATTCTATCATACTTCTTCGGGTGGGGCAATGTGAACCGAAAAAAGCGACTATTTATTGATAGGCTGACACAGTCAGTAAAGAAAAATCTGCGAATAAAGAATGATAAGAAAGGTAGAACAGACAAATGAAGAAAACAATTTTTGAAGAAATGGGCGGTACTTATAGCAGAAATGGGGATTATCTTATTCCTAATCTTACCTTACCAGAGGAAGAAGAACAAAGATTTATCGGTGTATGGGGACAAAAACATTTGCAATATTTGAAAGAGTACCGCAAAATGGTATATTTGAAGATGCTTACAAGCGGCAGGCTGAATGGTTATTTAGCGGATATAGAGAAACAGGCACAGGAACGCTTTGAAAGGATTGTAGAGCAGATGAAAAAGGCGCAAGGCATTACAGAACAGCTAAAGGTGGAAAATGCCTTGGAATGGATAGGAAGAATGAACAATATACAAGTATGTGCGAGGGAGATTGTGGATAAAGAGATAATTTATCAAGAATGAAATGTAAGATAAATAGTGTATAAAATGTAGCAGGGCATCATAAGATAAAATTGTAATTGCATTTTCCACATAGTTCGTGTAAAATGTAATTAGAAAAGCTGTGCATCAGCGGTGGGTTGACACCTAAAATCTGATACGTTTTCCGAACGAAGGTGTCGGAGGTTGGCAGGCAACGGAAAAACCTGATATTTTCCAGACGAAGGTGCTGGAGGTTGGCAGACAACGGAAAAATCAACCATGAGAAGGGAATGTTTAGTGCTGCGGCGTGAACATTCCCTTCTCTAAATTTTATGGGATAAGGATTAAGTTATGGACAAAAGACGTGCAATTCAGATTATGACAAAAGCAGCACAACTATATAAAGAACATCTTGAGGATCAGAAGGTTTTGTTCCTATATGGCTTACCGAAAGAGGTGAATAAGCAATTACAGGAAAGTAATAAGATTTTGTCATCTCTACAGGGATATGAAGTTGTTTTCCACAGATACAATTTTTTACATTTGACAGGAGTTCGGTTGAATAAAAAAGAGACAGCTTCCGCAATTCATTTTTACCAGAAATGCCTGGATAAGCGATTAACGGAAAATGATTTTGTTTTTGCAAAAGATGGCTCAACGGGGCAAAAATTGGATATATTGGAACGTATGATGCTTATTAAGAAAAACGTAACAATGATAGGAGAATTTACAGATCGAGGACCGAAATTATATACAGAAAAAGCTGCCGGGAATATCTGTGGTTGTATTGGCTTCGTAAAAGATAAAAATACGAAATTAAATGTACCGAACACATTGCTGAAAAAGGATATCAGAGATGTAACAGCACAGCCTACATATAAGGTGTTTGCTGTCATATCAAAACATTATACAGACGAGAAATATACAAATCTTGTGAAAATGGATAAATGTATTGATTTGAAAGAGTGTTGTTTCTCAGAAACAATAGAAAATATGATAGATAGAGAAAATTTATAATGAAATAGAAAGAAACCATGCTACTGCTTTTTGTAACAGTATCATGGTTTTATTGTTTGTCGCCTATATTTCAAGTTGACCGTTACTTTACAAAATTGGCAATGTTATAATTATCATTGATTTTAGAAGAGGGGAGAGTCAATGGAAATCAGTAGAACTGGTTTTGCAAGCATAGCGTTTGGATATCCAAACGCACTTTGGGAGCCCCCCAAAACCCCATTTTGTTGGCTTTACAAAGTGAGAATTTTTTGCTCAAGATAAAAAGAGAGTGCGTAAGCAGAAAGAAATCAAATTATGCTTACGCACTTTGTGCCTCACTTTTGCTCGGTGGTTAGCAGTTTGTGAATTATTGGGATGAAGCAATATAACTGTTTTGAGAAAACGGGATATTTTTTATATTAGTAGTTTAAACATTATAGTTCTGTGTTGTGCGATTTTTGCCTGGATTGAACAGGATGTTTTTTTTGCAATTCCTGTTTCCTCTGATATTCAAGTTCCCAGGTACGATGAGAGAAGCTATAGGGATCTTCCATATTGAGATCATCCACCTCATGGGCTGCGATATCACGATAGTGATAGTCATAAGTTTTACCAAAAGTATCTTTGAGCTGTTCAATCAGTTTCTCTCGGAAAGTAGGTCGGATCTGGATTCTGGTATCCAGTAATTCTGTGTATTGCTCCGGTTTAGACAGGGATTTTTCCTCTTGGAAAGCTACAGCATCTTTTTCAAGCTGCCCTTTGAGAGTCATATCCTGAGAATCAAGAATATCCAGATTCTTATCCATCTGGTCGTATTTTCTGGAAAGACTCGCCATATCTTTCTCTGTGGAGCATTCAGCCTGAAACAGCAGCTGTTCTTTGGCAGATTTCAGTTCCTCAATTTCTTCTGTTATGGTTGTAAGCTGCTGATTTAACTTGATATGCTGCAAAGGATTCAGAATACTGGTTTTATTTTTTTGCACATGTAGTTCTTTCTTTTCAGTAACTTTTGCTTTGAGTTTTTTCTTAATGGTATCATATTGATTCAGGATAGGACGAAAGTGCTGCATCCAGTCATGGATCACTTCTTTTTGCATCTCATTATGAAGTAAATGATATTGTGTAAAAATCATATGATTGCGGATTTCTTCCAATGTTTCTGCAATTACCGGAATAGACTTTTCTACAGCTTGCGCCAATTTTTTTATCTGTGCTTTTAATTCCCGTAGTATTCTGTTATCCGCACGAATCTGACGGTTGATTTCACACCGGTCAGCTATCATGCCTTTCTTTTCCATATTCTGGGCAATGTAGCCTTCGTGGATGGTTGGCTGTTCAGTGATTCCCTGAGCTGCAAAACTGCGGTGATCAATGGCGGCATTTATCTGATTAAGGGCAAGCATTTTATTTACGGCATTTGCCCAGTTTGCTCTCCAGAGGCAGAGCTGTTCCTCACTGTTCCATTGTTCGGAAATCGGGTTTTGTCTGCCATACCGGGTGCTTTTTGGATGTTTGTCGATACGTTCATAACCTTTCTCCTGTGCTGCCGAGGGAGTTAGATATACTTTCTTTTTCCCTGCTTTATAACGATACTGTTTCTCCCAGCCCTCTTTCTGAGCATCCTTAAATTCAGAAGCAGTAAATCCCTTTTCTTCCCCGTCTTTTACACAAAGGTATTCTTTTTCTGTTTTGTATTGCCATGTTCCGTTTTCGTTTAATGGACGGACAGTAAGTAGAATGTGTGCATGGGGATTGTGACCATCTGTATCGTGAATGGCGAAATCGGCACACATTCCCATATCTACAAAATTTTTTTGAATAAAATTCTGAAGAAGAGAAATATTGCTGCTTTTATCTAGCTCAACGGGGAGTGCGACAACAAATTCTCTTGCCAGTCGGCTGTCTTTTGTTTTCTCGGCAGTTTCTACAGCATTCCAGAGCTGCTCCCGGTTTTTCCATTCAGGCGGAGCCATAGGGGGAAGCATTACTTCCTGATAGATCAGTCCATGTTTTCGGGTGTAGTCATGCTGGATGCCATCATAATCATTATACATCCGACTACAGCTCATATAAGCAGATGCAGCGACAGCAGACCGCCCGGAACCACGGCTGACGACCTTGGCTTGCATATGATAAATTGCCATATCTGACACCTCCTTTCGATGTTGCCTGCAACAGCGGATAAGCCCTCGGCAGAGCGCACGAGCCCCGCAGGGGATACCACTGCCCGATTTATCGGGTGGTGAGTAAGTGCGCCCTTCGGGATTAGAATTTGTGTGTTTATAGTCCTCTTAGCCGGATTATAAGCTCCCGCTTTAGGGTATCTAAATCCATTTCTTTAATATGTGGAGCAATGCTTTCCAGAATCGCTCCTTCTTGAATCAATCTGCGTGTTCTGGAATTACGCTCTTTTTTGCGGTTTCTTGCTTCAGCTTCTTCAAGACGGTGTTTTGCTTGTAAAAGTGCTTTTTCTTCTGGTGTCATAATTCTTTTATTTGCCATATCTGGCACCTCCTTTTCATGCCCGTATCCGGGCGGTTTTGGTTTTAAAATTTTGTGGTTTGGTACTATAGTTTTAGATAACTGACAGCAGCATGCCTCTGATGTTAAATAAGGAAAGGAAGTAGTACCACTATCAGTGAAAAATAATTATCGTGTTATACTTCTTTGATTCCATTCTGGTTTGGAGCATGATTATCTAACAGGATTTTTTTCGCTTGCTTTAAATTAGCTGTTGCATTATCCTGACGGATATTCCGATTATTGATACGGATAGGAACACATCTCTCCAGAATACGGTCATAAATTCGTTTGTGTGCGATATCAGCGGCGTTATTCAGCTCTGATAAAGTGAGATTGGTCGTTATGATTAGGGGTTTTTTACTGCGGTAACGACTGTCAATCACATTGAATACCTGTTCCAGTGCAAAGTCAGAGTTTCGCTCAATTCCGAGGTCGTCAATAATCAGAAGACTGTAGCGGTTTAAGCTGTTGATGAACTGGTTTCTGTCTTCAAAATGCATCCCGGTAAGTGTATTCAGAATCCGGGAAAAGTTGGTCATCAATACAGGGACGCCTTTTTCCAGAAGGGCATTGGCAATGCAGCCTGCAAAGAAAGATTTTCCGGTACCGACATCGCCCCAGATGAGAAGTCCGGAAGCGTTTGCTTTCATCTCTTCCCAGTTACTTACATAATTGTGTGCCAGTTTCATTTCCGGATTGATGCCGTTATCTTTGGCAAAGGTGTAGTCATAGAGTGCTTTGTCCTGTAAGCCGCTGGTTTTGAGATGCTCTATTTCCATTTGCTTTTCATGAAGTTTTCTCTGGGCTTCTTCCTGCTCAAAGATTTCCTGCTGGCATTTACAGCGGATGGAAGGAATAAGAACCTTTCCCTGTAATTCATACCTGCATTGCCTTGGCGTATTGCATTTGGAACAGTAGATCAGGTGGTCTGTTTCGTTAAAATATTCATCAGACTGAAGCTCTCTGTTTGGTGTTATAGCTGGTGGTTTTTCTGTAAATGTTGTCATAATGTTTCGTATTCCTCACTTTCATAATTTCGTTGCCGGGAAGCAGGATGATCCTGTCTTGCCCAACTGATGATGGTAGCTGCATGGTTTTGGTATTGTTTTCCGGTAGAAGCCATATAACCGGATAAGCGTTCCATATAATCTTGCCAGTCAGGGATTGTCTGTCGGATATCTTCCAACTCCGTCTCTGACAGAAAAACATTTTGAAATTTTCCATAAGGTGAGCGTGGCTCTTTACTCCCCCTTATTGCTAAATGGTTCTTTTTTATCTCTTTCTTATTACCAGACAGTTTTCTGTCTGTATCAGGGAAAGAATCCTGTCTGTCAATAGGACAGTTTTCTGTCTGTTTTAGGGAAAGAAATCTGTCTGTATAGTTGGTGGTTTCTTGCGGGAGTTTTACATAGATCCGATTGGGGTGTCCGGGTCCCTGTCGCTTTCGGAAGATAAGCTCCTGTTTTTCCAGTACTGCCAGAGCAGTTTTCACCGTCATTTGGCTCTTGTGGAGAATTTCTGCCAGTGCTTCAATCGTAAAGTAAACGAACACATGACCATCAATATCTGACCAGCCCTCATTTTTCTGGGAAAGTCTTGCCCGGTCGAGCAGGATCGTATAAAGCATTTTGGCAGTTTCGTTTATTTCCATGTCCAGAAGAAAACGGGGAAACATCATATAAGATGGCAGGTTAGTGTCTGCTGTCAGAAAGTCCGTCATGTGTTCACCTCCAATCAGTTATTCGCCAAGAAAATCCCAGTCTACATCACTATCTGGCAGTGAATTTTCAGGTGCTGGAAAGGACGCCCTGATTTGGGGCTCCCTTTGCACCATGCCTGCAGTCAGTCCGGAAAGAAAAAGTGGCAATGCCTGTTTCAGACTGTTTTCCACTGCATCTACAATCTGTTTCACAAAAAGTTCTTCACGTTCTCTTGTTTCCAGATAAGGATCAGTCTGTGTGCGGTAGTAGCGGTCAAAATAATCTACCAGTGCAAGAGAGATTACCTGACTGTAAGATTTAAAATTCTGTCTATCCATTGTCTGTAAATATTCCCAGGCTTTCCGCTGCTGATCTTTTTCCAGATTAAATCGCAGGTTTGTGTTGCGGA
The window above is part of the Lachnoclostridium edouardi genome. Proteins encoded here:
- a CDS encoding tripartite tricarboxylate transporter TctB family protein, whose protein sequence is MGKYKDLISGVCGMILSAVFFMLSVQIGLKEKDAIGASFLPKIVTVMMFVMFAIVTYRGTRDAKVGKEEKKLDYVPNFKGVALMFIAMLVYAYLLKPVGFIITSILFLMAAICLMTKKEELKPVKYTVIAIIVVIFIYFIFMEVFGIRIPKGIL
- a CDS encoding tripartite tricarboxylate transporter permease, whose translation is MSSDIVAGVLSICDVKIMLLMLLGVFMGIIIGAIPGLSVTMGVALFLPITFGMEPVAGLSLLVALYIGGTSGGLISAILLRIPGTASSVATCFDGHPMAEKGEATKALGVGIVFSFLGGFVSYIILMLLAPAIAKIALQFGPYEYFSIGIFSMTMIASLASGSLVKGIISSLLGVMISFVGIAPITSFTRFTFGESELNAGFTILPVLIGLFAVAQVLTSVEEKFKKEDMTVQSCKIKGFGFTREDIKGQGWNFWVSMLIGTGIGILPGMGGSICNIISYSVVKNHSKYPEKFGTGIVDGIVASETSNNASTGGALVPLLTLGLPGDNTTALILAGFMIHGITPGPLLFRSEAKLVYGIFAALIVSNIMMLIVEYMGIRVFTRLLTVPKNLLLPIVIVFCVVGAFGSNNRVFDVFVMMFFGLIGYGMKKLNYPQAPIILGFILGPIVETNLRRGLMKSQGDFMPFLTSPISCLFLIIAAVMLALTIRKEIVKLKRAGAAA
- a CDS encoding HpcH/HpaI aldolase family protein, with the protein product MMTENKLRYMLDHGMSTVATRLQSSWPTVTETVGITGEYDYVEFLAEYAPYGQYDFENIARAAEVHGMGTMIKVDYQNRYYVAQKAVASGFQAVLFTDHRTAEDVEKTIHMITPECPEFEGGMGFVNRRWVGNTCSMRQEDYARMASSTVKAFMIEKKEAVDNIDEICSVPGLDMVQFGPNDFALSSGFNMADDMERVREAERKVFEAAKKHGVHARAEMNSAADMEYYLGLGIRHFNMGMELRILRNYLKQQGEEMNQILRKAGLK
- a CDS encoding diaminopimelate dehydrogenase — translated: MTIRIGILGYGNLGRGVECAVKQNPDMELKAVFTRRNPETVKILSDTAKVYHIDEAEKMTDEIDVMILCGGSATDLPEQTPKYAAMFHVVDSFDTHARIPEHFAEVNKAAAEAGKVAIISVGWDPGMFSLNRLYGEAVLPAGSNYTFWGKGVSQGHSDAIRRVEGVKDARQYTIPVEAALEAVRNGSNPDLTTREKHIRECFVVAEEGADLKRIEDQIKTMPNYFAEYDTTVHFISEEELLRDHSGIPHGGFVIRSGKTGWENENTHVIEYRLKLDSNPEFTSSILTAYARAAYRMSLEGQKGCKTVFDIAPAYLSPKTGEELRKAML
- a CDS encoding ABC transporter ATP-binding protein; protein product: MLKLEHVSFEVKEDRGEKGIIKDLSLTLDDGKFIVITGPNGGGKSTLAKLIAGIEKPTSGKIFFDEKDITEMSITDRANMGISFAFQQPVRFKGVQVLDLIRLAARQELSAAEACKYLSEVGLCAKDYINREVNASFSGGELKRIEIATVLARGTKLSVFDEPEAGIDLWSFQNLIQVFERMRKAINGSILIISHQERILNIADEIVVIADGKITKQGPREEILPELLGTAAAVAGCDVLSGR
- a CDS encoding SufB/SufD family protein, which translates into the protein MDEIQKTLLEEVADLHQIPAGAYNIRANGQVAGRSSTANIEIVSKEDGTGIDIKIKAGTKNESVHIPVVMTQSGLTEQVYNDFYIGDDADVVIIAGCGIHNGGDSNSRHDGIHRFFVGKNAKIKYVEKHYGSGDGRGQRIMNPKTEVTMEAGSYMEMEMVQIKGVDSTKRLTVADLGERAKMVVRERLLTHGTQDAVSEFEVNLNGADSSANIISRSVAKEESSQVFISKLHGNAKCAGHSECDSIIMDDAKISAIPEITANNPDAALIHEAAIGKIAGEQITKLMTLGLTEAEAEAQIVNGFLK
- a CDS encoding TnpV protein encodes the protein MKKTIFEEMGGTYSRNGDYLIPNLTLPEEEEQRFIGVWGQKHLQYLKEYRKMVYLKMLTSGRLNGYLADIEKQAQERFERIVEQMKKAQGITEQLKVENALEWIGRMNNIQVCAREIVDKEIIYQE
- a CDS encoding PBECR4 domain-containing protein, with product MDKRRAIQIMTKAAQLYKEHLEDQKVLFLYGLPKEVNKQLQESNKILSSLQGYEVVFHRYNFLHLTGVRLNKKETASAIHFYQKCLDKRLTENDFVFAKDGSTGQKLDILERMMLIKKNVTMIGEFTDRGPKLYTEKAAGNICGCIGFVKDKNTKLNVPNTLLKKDIRDVTAQPTYKVFAVISKHYTDEKYTNLVKMDKCIDLKECCFSETIENMIDRENL